In Sesamum indicum cultivar Zhongzhi No. 13 linkage group LG8, S_indicum_v1.0, whole genome shotgun sequence, the sequence AGGGGGAAATGTCCCATAAAAGGATGAATCATAGAACAAATTGGCAGAAAGAGTAGCCTGTAGAAATTCCAAATACAGATGTTCATAGCAGAAAGCTCATCAATTTTCCATTCATAGTATCATGTCAAATGTATAAGGTTCCTAGGAAGGCGtgctattattatttgaaagttGTACTTATCAGCCATTGCGGGCTTGAAGCTCCAACTGAACCAACCAGTCACTGGATCTTTCTTGGCCAAACTCATTTGGAATTTCTTTTGGAATAAAGCACTTTGTATACTCTTGGCTTCTCCACTGCAACTAAGGCAACCCTTATACTATCCATTATCCAACAACCTCATGAACCACATCCTCATCAACAGCTGGACCCATAATAGGAAATCAATAGAATGTCAATTAGGTTCAACTTATCCTCCCACTTCTTTCAAAGTTGATCGCATAAGTGACATCGACCAAACACAAATTATGTTTCATATGCGAAAGGCCAATACATTTACTCGGGTTCGggacaataattataaaaagaaaaacaagagaatcGGAAGAAAATCTGTTCGAGAAAAATGCCTAGGACTTGCACAAATGGTGGATGTAAATATAGGATTCAGTTGCGCCTAGTATGGATGACGATCTCTATGCATTAGGGATCTACTTGAAACACAAAGATGACCTTATAACAGTATAATGCATTCAAACTGGACTCCACAAAAGTGTTTTTCTGGAGGTGGTCCGCCATCATACCACTTCCAGTAGGACCTGATGCAAACAAAATAGGAAAATGATATAATAGCAAAGACCAGAGGATGACCTCATCCGAAGACTCCATTTCTGACTCGCTACTAGATAAATGTTCCATGTTGGTCTCTGAGGAtggtggaggtggtggaggaggaACAGGAACTGATACTGTCAGAGGTGGAGTAGGCAGTGCCTTGCGAAATGGAGCAGGAATATTCATTTTGTTCATCAAATGCAAAACCTGTACTTAtgaatatagaaataaatattgggCAAAGACACAGaggaatatatttaattgctTGGGGGAGAAAGAGAGAGCAGGAGGGTGGAGTGGGGACAGACAAAATTACTATAACCTGTGTATAAAATCGGGGAACAGCAATAAGAGCATTTACAACATTGGTCAAAATGTTCCCATCGGGTGGTGGGTATGCATATCTGTAACAGAAACTGATTACTTGAACTAGTGTGTAGATCGATAAAAAGACCACAGATGAAAATGATATATCCATAAAAAACAAGTGCAAGTGTCCTCAaacaaccaaacaaattcCAGAAGCAATATACATACAGAAGAAAGAGTCCAAATAGTAAGAAACAGAAGCTCATATAGGATATGGACTAAGAAATACAGAAAGGCatgaaaatacaacaaaaataatcacGGTCTCAGAAGTACATAGAGTAACATACTCAAGATGGAGAGGAAATGGGTAGTCGACACCAAGTTTATCAGCAATGGGTTCACTAGCATGACTATGACCCCCTCTCGAATGATCAGTAGAAACTTTGGGGACTGAAGCATCTTTCATCATGGAGTCGGTATCTTTCCTGGTTTGtgtttcactttttttatgcTTAGTGTCCTCAATTACTTTACTAGCTCTCTCGACTGACAAGACCTTGCCGAGAAACCGCAACCTGAACCACATAATTTCATTCAGACTGACTCTAAACTGGCGTTATGAATAGTGACAACATGAATTCGGCAATGTATTATTATGAGGACTCCTCCAATAACAAAAAGGTGGATAAGCCGGTGATAGAAAGGAAATACCCATGCAGCTGCTTTTGAGCTTGAGATGCTGATGTTTCATTCTTGAAATCAACGAAAGCACAATTTTTCACCCTATATGTAAGCGTGTTACATGAGTAGCAGTAGAAAAGTGAGATAAGAGCTGCAAACCAAAACAAGACGAGGAAACGGCGTAGAGCATCATAAATTTGATTGGCAGGGGATCaggaataaaaaagaaaaaagaaaaaagaaaagaaaccatGGCCaggaaaacaagaagaaaagtaAAGGAAATAAACTGACATTACAATCGACCAATAACCATGTTACTTGTAGACATGGAATCAACAATAAATAAGAGGGAGTGAAAGCAGTGATTTGGGGTAACCTTCCATGGGAACAGGGTCGGACAGAAGAGGCGCCGTAGTGAGAGAAGAGTCTAGTAAGAGTATCATGTGGAATCGCCTCGGGGAGATGGCGAACCAACAGTGTAACTGTTGACTCATGGGCAACTCCTGGATGCTGCATGGTTGTGGAACTGGAGGCGCCTCCGCCGTAACTCAAGGCTTTGGAGCAAATGCAAAATCTTTAACCAGGAAAGTAAATCTTAGAAATTAGTTGAAGTCCAAACTCCAGAGAATGAAAGCAAATATGGATAACATGATAGTATTTCACAAGGAAAAATTGACAAACAGACTTTTGATTATGGGATTGGCAGAGAGATGAAAGCCGGATGGCATTCCGATAGCAATTAACAGAGATGAATTTAACCAATTgctgaaaaaaagaaaaaaccctaATTGTAATTGTTTGTTACTCCTTTCCTACTTCTTGTTGTTGGATGAATGATTTTGATGGTTGTGTTGAATTGAAAGAACACCCAtccattaaattaaataattggaaACTTATGTGCTAACCAATAAATCatcaatttgttaaaattggAAATCATATCATAAACACGTTCTATATGGTATcttgtattaataataataataattggatattttttttaaataacttttcaaagtaagacatgcaaaataaaatgtgcTAAAAACATATctattgtttttgtttgtttaattaatcGATTTTGTAACGTGCTTTAAGGAAGTCCTGTAAGAGTACGTacatacacacaaacatacaTGAAAAATTCGTATCATTCAATGACAATATTGTATGTGTTTGCGTGTTGATAGAGACTTCTTCTCCTATGGTAAACAAGATTGActacaaaagaaatttaattaactactTATCAAGTATTGGCCATATCTCGTTCACATATTTTGATGGACATCACATACATAATAATACTCTGCTCAAGCCTTCTCCTCCTGGGGCTAACCAAATCGTACTCTAGGCTGGCTAGCTTTCTCAACAGCTGATGCTGATGAATCAACTCTTTGCAGCGTCTCAGCAATTTCttgagctgatggtctcttcTTTGGGTCATTTTCAACACAATTTAGAGCAAGCTGGCCTATTTGCAACGCGCATCCAATATGATATCTTCCCTCCAGACCCGAATCCATTACCTTCTTTAACTTTCTCATGTTACCTAAATATGGCTTTATCCAATTTAGCAGATCATGTTTTCCAGGTGGTCGATGTGTGTCCAGTACTCGCATCCCTGTCAGCATTTCTACTACCACGATGCCAAACCCATATACATCACTCTTCACGTACAGGTGCCCTGGTTCATAGGAATATATTATGagtctcaatattttttcttgcataaaagctcaaaaaatttagaattattataaGCATATTACCTGTTGCCACGTACTCAGGGGCAGCATAGCCATATGTACCTATTACCCGCGTTGTCACATGGGAGTTACCAGGCATTGGCCCCGATTTTGCAAGACCAAAATCAGTTAGCTTAGCATGGTATGACTGAGACTCAAAATTAGACCATGGCAACGTCAGAGAAACATAAACATAATCTAAATaactttcttttcctttaagGCATAATAACTTTTCTCCTACGTATACATGGGAGCACACGTGGTTACCTCATCAAGCAATATGTTTGCGGTCTTGAAGTCTCTGTAGATAAGTTTTGGATCTAATGTATGCAAGAAAGCAAGACCACGAGCAGCTCCAATTAATATCTTAAGCCTAATATCCCATGGGAGTGGCTCGCTAGCAGAACCCCCTACAGAAAAAGAGGAGGAAATAAACAAACTCAGACGTAACTGCAGGAGAACACATCTGAATCATATTGTTATTCACTCCCTTACTTCTGAAAAGATGCATATCTAAGCTGCCTTTTTGCATGAATTCATACACAAGCATTAGCTCTTTATCCTCCCAACAGCAGCCCAACAGCTTAACCAGATTAGGATGAGAAAGCCTTCCAAGGAAATTCACCTCATTCTGCACATGTTTAATCATGTTGGTATTTGAATCTCAATGGGAACTCCTGCAGTAGTTTCCGATGCCATATGTGCAAGCAATATGATCTACAAACAGTAATTTGTGCGGCTATCTTCTAGTAAGAGCCTTTCTTTCtgatcattatttaatttgaagagCACCAGATACTTGTAAGATTACTGAAGAAGATGGGAGATGCGGAGCAAGATAAAAATCATGTTTCTCCATGAACAAGATGTTCATCCTTGTAAAGGGGTGAAGAAACAATAGAAACATACAGGTATCTGAAGATAACTTAACAATCTCTAGCCAAAAGCAAACATGATGAATTTGTGAATCCTCAAAGAGAATGACTTTAATATGCTTAAGGTCAGCTTATACCCAAACACTGGTTTTCAAATTTCCTAATATATAATGCTCAAGGAAATTCGACTTACAAGAATGCCGAATTAAAGAAAGCTAAAGATAAAAACCATCTTTAATGGGAAACGCAATGATGTGTTTTTTATGAAGGTTCTAGTGAAGTGTTGCTGATTCAAAGCTATGCACTAAACTATGtcatcttttgtttttaatattctgCAATATAATGTACTAGAAGTTTGAAAATGTATGTGATATTCCTGAATTTAGACTGCAACTATAGGGAACATATCTCCCTAAATCCTGGAGGTTTGGTAATGACTTCTACTTTTGTATAGAATAAAAACTCACTGCTGCAGAAATGAATTGAGTGAAGTTCCCTATTCCTATTTGAGTTTCTTCTCTAAATGCATACTTAACTTTCCtacaagtggtatcagagcaatTCTGATCTTTGTGGGACTGTGTGTGCTTGAGAAATTTAAGTGCTTCTTGTGATGGCTACAAGCAGCAGTTTTTCTGCTCCTTCTCCTCCAATCTTAACAGGTGAAAATTATCATGCATGGTCTGTGAAGATGGAAGCATATCTAAGAGGTCTACTACTGTGGGAGGCAGTTGAATCAGATGTTGAAGCTGAGTTGCCAGAGAATCCAACTCTGAATCAGCATAAAGTATATGAAGAAAAGGTCTCCACAAAATATAGAGCCTTAAGCAATCTTCATGCAGCAGTGGATGAGACTATTTTTACGAGGATCATGGCTTGAAAATCAGCCAAACAAGTTTGGGACAAGTTGAAAATTGAGTTCCAAGGCAGTGAAGAAACTAAACGGATGCAGATCTTCAATTTAAGAAAGGAATTTGAGCTTCTCAAGATGAAGGAGACAGAGAATgcgaaagagtatattgacaGAGTTATGAAAGTTGTTAACCGGATAAGGTTGATGGTGAGGATCTTCCTGAAAAAAGGATTGTGGAGAAAGTAATGGTAACTCTTCCAGAAAGATTTGAAGCAAAAATTTCATCACTTGAGAATACTTGGGATTTGTCGCAGCTCAGTCTTCAAGAGCTTGAAAATGCTCTACAAGCTGCTGAGCAGGGAAAAGCTTttagagaagaagaaaactcaACTGAAAGTGCTCTTGTTGCATCTCATAAAACAAAAGCACATATTGATGATGCAAAGAAGGGCTCTCACTcaaagaaagggaaagaaaagaaattttatcAGAATAACAAAGGGAAGAACAAAAGAGGAAGTTCCCACCTTGTCCTCATTGCAAAAAACACAACCATACAGAAAATTATTGTTGGTTTAGGCCAGGAGTTCAATGCAAAGCCTGCAAACAGTTTGGACATATGGAAAAAGTTTGTCCAAGCAATTTAAACAACCAAAATCAAGCTCAACCTGTCAATGAAGGGCCTGAAGTGCAGGAGGAGAAGCTTTTTGTTGCTGTTGCTGCTGAAAAATGCTCAGTTGCAACTGAAAATCTTGATGCTTGGATTTTGATAGTGGTTACACACACCACATGTCATCAGATTTGAAAAGTTTCAAGTCTTTAGATGAAAAGTAATCTTCAAAGGTGAGACTTGGAAATGGTAGACTTGTGGATGTTAAAGGAAAAGGTGTTGTAACAGTGCAAACCTTTTCGGGTATAAAACTTATTACTGATGTGTTGTTCGTACTTGACATCAAGCAAAATCTTTTAAGTGTTGGCCAATTGTTAGAAAAGAATTATACCATTGAGTTCAAGGATCGAACTTGTGAAACTTATGATCACCTTGACATGAAGCTTTTCTGAATCAGAATGCAAAAATAGGAGTTTTAATcttgatttaaaaaatcatgaagTTGAAGCTTTTGTTGGTATTGAAGCTAATTCTTGTCTTTGGCATAAAAGATTTGGACACACTAATTATGATGCATTGAGATTActtgagaaaagagaaatggTAAGTGATTTACCTATTATGAATGTGCCTTCTGGTGTGTTGGCGTATCTCAACTTGGCAAGTTTAGTAGGACTCCGTTTCTAGTTGATCAAGCATGGAGAGCAAATGAAAACATCAATTGGTCCATACTGATGTATGTGGACCTATGAGCATTTCTTCATATGGTGGAAGCAAATacttccttttatttattgatgattTCACAAGGTACTGTTGggtttattttctcaaaagcAAGTCTGAAGTCTTTGCTATGTTTCTGAAGTTTAAAGCTGAAGCAGAAAATCAAAGTGGTcatttgattaaacttttgAGGTCCAACAATGGCACAGAATATTCTTCAGCTCAATTTCAGCAATATTTGCAAAAGGCGGGCATCCTCATCAATTTAGAGTCACTTACTCACCTCAAAAAAATGGTgtaagagaaagaaaaaacaggtCCATTATGAATATGACCAGgtgattattatttgaaaagcGTTTGCCTAAAAAGCTTTGGGCAGAAGTGGTCAACACTGCTGTCTATCTTCAAAATAGACTTCTAACCAAAGTTATTGATGGAAAAACACCTTATCAAGCCTGGAAAGGTGTTAAACCATCAGTGGCTCATTTAAAAGTTTTCGGAAGTGTGTGTTATGCATATGTTCCTGAAGTGAAAAGGGACAAACTTGATCAGAAATCTGAAATTGGCATTTTTGTTGGGTATAGCGATGTTTCAAAAGGATATAGAACTTGAATCCCAATACTGAAAAGTTTTTTGTGAGCAGAAGTGTCAAATTTGACGAGGACAATGCTTGGAATTGGGAAAGAATGACTGTTTGCTCTTCGAACCAAAGTGctcattcaaaaaatattcatcaagaaGATGTCACTTCACAGGAGGAAAGCTCAGACGACGAAAATTTTGCTGTAAGAGGTACTCGATCACTCCAAGACATCTATAGTAGATGTAATCTTACTACTCTTGAACCTATGGATGTCACTGAAGCAATGGAGTCTCCACTTTGGAAAACTGCCATGGAGGAGGAGATCAATATGGTTGAAAAAAATGAGTGTTCAAATTGAAACTCAATCCTGATGGCTCCATCAACAAGCACAAAGCAAGATTAGTTGTGCAAGGCTATTCTCAACAACAAGGGATTGATTTCAAAGAGACCTTTGCTCCTGTAGCCAGGTTTGATACTATCAGCTTCTTGCTATTGCTGCTCACAAAGGTTGGGAAGTGTTCCAACTTGATGTGAAATCAGCTTTCCTCAATGGCATTCTCAATGagcaaatatatattgagCAACCAGAGGGATTTGTTGTCAAAGATACTAATGATAAGGtttatttactgaaaaaaaggCCTTATATGGATTGAAACAAGCCCCTAGAGCATGGTATTCAAAGATTGATAGTTATTTGCTTGACTTGGGTTTTGAAAGAAGCATTAATGAAGCAACACTTATTGTGAAGCAAGTGTGTGCAGAAGAAGTTCTGATTGTTTCATCTATACTGaagatatttttgtcattagtAGTGACTCAAACTCTGTTGATGAATTCAAGAGGCAAATGTGCGAAATGTTTGAGATGAATGATCTGGGGTTGATGTGTTATTTCTTGGGAATGGAAGTAACACAAACTACAAAGGTACTTTTAGTTCCCAAAACAAATATGCAGCTGAAATATTGAAGAAGTTTTCTATGGCAAAATGCAAGGTTGTCAGCACCCCAACAGTTCAAGGgcaaaaattgcaaaagaatTATGGCACAGGGTCTGTTGATCCTTCCATTCTTAGAAGTATGATAGGGTCCTTGCTGTATCCGTCACAGGACCTGATATTATGTATGCAACAAGTATTCTTTCCAGATTCATGAATGTGCCAACAGAAAGTCATCTTAAAGCTGCTAAAAGAATCCTAAGGTACATTCAAAGCACATTGTCATTTGGTGTGTTCTACAGGAAGTGTTCAACTCTGAAACTTCTTGGCTTCACTAATGTGATTGGGCTAGCTCTTTAGATGATTCAAAAAGCACCTCAGGTTATTGCTTCACTCTTGGTTCAGGTGTTATATGTTGGAGTTCAAATAAACAAGGTTCAATTGCTCAATCTACAGCTGAAGCTGAACATATAGCTACTTCTGTTGCTGTAAATCAAGCTTTATGGCTAGGAAAATCTTGGATGATTTAAAGTTTAATCAAAGTTGTGCAACTGAGATTCTCTCTGACAATAAATCAGCTGTGGCAAACCTGTTTTTCATGGGAAATCCAAGCATATCAAGATCAAGTACCATGCCATCAGGCAAGTTGAAAGAGAAGGTGAAGTTTTGTTGTTGCATTGTCCTACTGAAGAACAAGTTGCTGATATATTTACCAAAGGATTGCACAAAAACAGATTTGAAGAGcttagaaacaaacttggtgtTGTGCACAGCTTTCGCATCAAGGAGGAGTGATGAAGGTTCTAGTGAAGTGTTGCTAATTCAAAGCTATGCACTAGACTATGtcatcttttgtttttaatattttgtaatataatgtACTAGAAGTTTGAAAATGTATGTGATATTCCTAAATTTAGGCTGCAACTACAGGGAACATATCTCCCTAAATCCTGGAGGTTTGGTATTGACTTCTACTTTTGTATAGTATAAAAACTCATTGGTGTAGAAATGAATTGAGTGAAGTTTCCTGTTCCTCTTTGAGTTTCTTCTCTAAATGCATACTTAACTTTCCTACAGTTATCCTACTGCACATTCGGTGTTGTTAAAACATCAAACGTGAATGCAAAGTGAAAAAGCACCAAATAGTACTCAATTAAGCAACTCACACTATGTGTAGTAGTCCAATTAAGAAACTTGCAGAAAATAGTTAACAAGTACCTGCCACTCTTCATAACCCTGCAGGCTTTCAGAATTCAACTTCTTAACCGCAATGAGTGATCCACTTCCATTTTTGGTACTGGATTTCCCTTGGAGCAAACCTTTGTAAACCCTCCCAAAGCCACCTTCTCCTAAAACTCTATCATTACTGAAATTTCTAGTGGCGGCCTTCAGTTCTGAGAACGAGAAAATTCTTAAGTTGGGACTCGGAAGCGCCGTTCCACTTATTTTCTTCTCAGTATTAGTGCTGCCTCTTAATGTCATGTTGCCGCTCCTATGTGATATAGGTGCTGCAAAATATAAACTCATCAATTTCAAGACTATGACGAGAGAAAGTGATTATTAACCAGGTTAAATCAGTGAACAAACCCATTTTTACacattcctttttctttttaattatgattaataatatagctgaaatttgatagaaataataattattacatcacGACTGTTGCAATTAAGCACAATACTTTGATTAAGAGTAacaaatgataaattttccaCCAATTCCTGCTTTATCTTGTGAACCACACTTGTTATCACCATTAGTTGGGAAAAATTAGCATATAGCCATGTCAAGACCATCAGTCCTTTCTCCGGCTCTAGCCAACAGAATTTTGAAGTATGAACATCAATCAATTTATTGCTTTAGCTAACCAAGGCTTCAAGTCTTATGGCTAAATTGAAGAAACCTAACTCATAAGTAAAAGGTAAAGATGCACCAATAACAATCCATATTAAGGTTCCCCTGCTGTTTTAGTTTGTGAGTCCTGTGCTAGCTGAACATTTGAATTGCTCAAGATACGAGTTAGACTAACATGGTAGCACCAGGTAATAAATGTGTTAAGATTTTTAACCAACATACAAATACACATATCTCTTAAACTTATTGTAGCAAAATCAATACCTGATACTGAGATGCTGACCAAGCCCTTTCTCTTTGATGGTTTTCCCGTGTTCCAAAATGTATCCCATGGCAGAAGTCGTGATAGCTTGTGCATTGTGGTTTTTCCCCAATCTTTTTTCCCAGCATTGATCATTTTGctgttaatttcttcttttggggTAGATGCACCACTTTGAACATTAGAAGAAGCCGTTGTTAGTTGTCTTTGGCTCACTTTACAGATAGTTCTATCACTAAATGGCAAGGGATCGGCAAAACTTGTTATCTCATTAGCTAGCGAAGATTTTGCTTCCTCCTGCTGAGTTTTATCAGTACATGGCATCACACTGTCAGCATCTTTGGTCTCATTAGGTACTGAAGGTTTCGCTTTCTCCTGCTGAGGCAAGACACCAGCAACATTTGTTCTATTGTTTGGTACCAAAGTATTAACATTCTCCTGCTGAGCTTCAGCAGTGAATGGAAAGACATCAGGAACAGTAAATATCTGATTTTGCAACAaagattttgcattttcctGCTGCTCAAGCGCGAATTCAAGGTTTATCACAACATGTGCCATTGTTGGCCGTTTCTTTGGTTCTTCATGCAAGCATCTTTCAGCAACCCTGAGAAATGCCTTGAGGCTATCTTGTGAGATTTCCCCTCTCAGACTTGGATCTACAATCTGATCAACCTCTCCCTTGCTAATGTTATCTCGTGCCCACATGGTTAGACTACGCTTATCCTCTTCAACCCATGGCTCCACTGCTTGTCTCCCACACAATACCTCAAGCAACACCACACCAAAGGAGTATGTGTcactttttgttgttaatttacgagttttaaaataatctgGATCAAAGTATCCAAATGTGCCTTTAAGATTCGTGCTAGCTATGCCTCCACTTTCAGTTTTAGCTAAGCCGAAATCTGAAACCTTAgccacaaaattttcatccagtAGAACGTTTGAAGCCTTTACATCACGATGTATGATCCCATGGCCAGTGTGAAGATAGTCCAGTCCCCGACCAGCTCCAATGCAAATGCTAAGCCGTTGTTTccaagagagagaagaaaaaatattggtCTTCCTAGCAAGTTTGTAGAGATGGTCAGCCAGTGATCCAAATGGAATATACTCGTAAACAAGAATCATTTCCCGATGCTCATTGCAGTAGCCTATGAGGGAGACTAGATTGACATGCCGGAGCTCAGAAAGCATTTCAATCTCTGTCCAAAACTCACGCTTCCCTTGTCTGGAGTTTGATTTTAATCGCTTTATGGCCacagtttgtttccctttatcAACCAACCCCTTGTAGACTTTACCAAATCCTCCCTTTCCGATGACAAATGCCTCATTGAAGTTTTCTGTGGCTGATTGGATCTCAGCCAGTGAAAAGCGACGGCAAAGTCGTTGAGCCCTGGCTGATGGCTTGTTTTCGTCGTCATCGGCAAAGTTAGCCCCCTGATTTTGCTGCAGTATATGAACAATGACGTTTAACAGACAAATTATAGTAATGACGACAGTAGCAATTGAATTTGTGGGACCAAAAAGTCGGAAAGAAATTCGGATGGGGTTGAATGTTGAATCTGGTGTTGGAGGAGGCAACGGACTTGGACTGGCAAGACTATTCTCATGGTTGCTTAACTTGAATATTTCAAACCCTTCAAGAGGACCATGTCCAACTCCAACAGCGAACTCATCACTTTGAGATTGTTGCAGAGAAATGAAGATATCACGTTTACCCTCTCTCTTGTGGCCTTTGATCATCAGCATGTAGTTCTTATACCAAAGGATGCCTTCGGGTGGCCTTGCTTGGAGTATGTCAGCTCTAGTAGAGACAACTATGTGATTAATGAATAGTAGAAAATGGTTGTGGGCGGTCTCTGCAATTCTGAGACCTATCTCACTGAAATGAAGCCTGACCAAGTAACTGAATCCCACATCCACAGATACTTTC encodes:
- the LOC105169859 gene encoding U11/U12 small nuclear ribonucleoprotein 65 kDa protein, whose amino-acid sequence is MQHPGVAHESTVTLLVRHLPEAIPHDTLTRLFSHYGASSVRPCSHGRVKNCAFVDFKNETSASQAQKQLHGLRFLGKVLSVERASKVIEDTKHKKSETQTRKDTDSMMKDASVPKVSTDHSRGGHSHASEPIADKLGVDYPFPLHLEYAYPPPDGNILTNVVNALIAVPRFYTQVLHLMNKMNIPAPFRKALPTPPLTVSVPVPPPPPPPSSETNMEHLSSSESEMESSDEDVRGDAGPSRKRVKRQAIVGPAVDKEVAHEAVGLKQVALVPKEKPIIKKKNPVLQIKIAPKQVQPEPRHDDAGKEAQEPRLETFDHEPYATLEELNSGKLPPEEILSLPRFKNYTAGDPSPVLYIKNLAKDVVVDDFYFIFGSFFGSIDAAKSNLSVKLMQEGRMRGQAFITFPTVELARNALNVANGYVFKGKPIVIQFGRNPAAAKAN
- the LOC105169860 gene encoding putative receptor-like protein kinase At5g39000 isoform X1, coding for MMQHYLLLLILLLTPTPAAANHHISINCGSSSSSTDREWLPDVDVFFPNSFFTIHGGSSTTITTLRHRHRHRQRLSTKPPTSFSVDHVPYNTARISLSQFSYTFQLNPGQKFIRLHFNTLPLTSSYSSPFKPFHDLFTVEAGPFTLLSNFSASATAHALSLNTFVKEFCVTIQDNEPLLNLIFSPTPSFYAFINGIEIISLPSYCHAGDIGVQVVGNPPNSLVYIDNTTALELVHRLYVNRHSNDFLQWTTQQMNNNNNITIWKVSVDVGFSYLVRLHFSEIGLRIAETAHNHFLLFINHIVVSTRADILQARPPEGILWYKNYMLMIKGHKREGKRDIFISLQQSQSDEFAVGVGHGPLEGFEIFKLSNHENSLASPSPLPPPTPDSTFNPIRISFRLFGPTNSIATVVITIICLLNVIVHILQQNQGANFADDDENKPSARAQRLCRRFSLAEIQSATENFNEAFVIGKGGFGKVYKGLVDKGKQTVAIKRLKSNSRQGKREFWTEIEMLSELRHVNLVSLIGYCNEHREMILVYEYIPFGSLADHLYKLARKTNIFSSLSWKQRLSICIGAGRGLDYLHTGHGIIHRDVKASNVLLDENFVAKVSDFGLAKTESGGIASTNLKGTFGYFDPDYFKTRKLTTKSDTYSFGVVLLEVLCGRQAVEPWVEEDKRSLTMWARDNISKGEVDQIVDPSLRGEISQDSLKAFLRVAERCLHEEPKKRPTMAHVVINLEFALEQQENAKSLLQNQIFTVPDVFPFTAEAQQENVNTLVPNNRTNVAGVLPQQEKAKPSVPNETKDADSVMPCTDKTQQEEAKSSLANEITSFADPLPFSDRTICKVSQRQLTTASSNVQSGASTPKEEINSKMINAGKKDWGKTTMHKLSRLLPWDTFWNTGKPSKRKGLVSISVSAPISHRSGNMTLRGSTNTEKKISGTALPSPNLRIFSFSELKAATRNFSNDRVLGEGGFGRVYKGLLQGKSSTKNGSGSLIAVKKLNSESLQGYEEWQNEVNFLGRLSHPNLVKLLGCCWEDKELMLVYEFMQKGSLDMHLFRRGSASEPLPWDIRLKILIGAARGLAFLHTLDPKLIYRDFKTANILLDESYHAKLTDFGLAKSGPMPGNSHVTTRVIGTYGYAAPEYVATGHLYVKSDVYGFGIVVVEMLTGMRVLDTHRPPGKHDLLNWIKPYLGNMRKLKKVMDSGLEGRYHIGCALQIGQLALNCVENDPKKRPSAQEIAETLQRVDSSASAVEKASQPRVRFG
- the LOC105169860 gene encoding putative receptor-like protein kinase At5g39000 isoform X2 — translated: MMQHYLLLLILLLTPTPAAANHHISINCGSSSSSTDREWLPDVDVFFPNSFFTIHGGSSTTITTLRHRHRHRQRLSTKPPTSFSVDHVPYNTARISLSQFSYTFQLNPGQKFIRLHFNTLPLTSSYSSPFKPFHDLFTVEAGPFTLLSNFSASATAHALSLNTFVKEFCVTIQDNEPLLNLIFSPTPSFYAFINGIEIISLPSYCHAGDIGVQVVGNPPNSLVYIDNTTALELVHRLYVNRHSNDFLQWTTQQMNNNNNITIWKVSVDVGFSYLVRLHFSEIGLRIAETAHNHFLLFINHIVVSTRADILQARPPEGILWYKNYMLMIKGHKREGKRDIFISLQQSQSDEFAVGVGHGPLEGFEIFKLSNHENSLASPSPLPPPTPDSTFNPIRISFRLFGPTNSIATVVITIICLLNVIVHILQQNQGANFADDDENKPSARAQRLCRRFSLAEIQSATENFNEAFVIGKGGFGKVYKGLVDKGKQTVAIKRLKSNSRQGKREFWTEIEMLSELRHVNLVSLIGYCNEHREMILVYEYIPFGSLADHLYKLARKTNIFSSLSWKQRLSICIGAGRGLDYLHTGHGIIHRDVKASNVLLDENFVAKVSDFGLAKTESGGIASTNLKGTFGYFDPDYFKTRKLTTKSDTYSFGVVLLEVLCGRQAVEPWVEEDKRSLTMWARDNISKGEVDQIVDPSLRGEISQDSLKAFLRVAERCLHEEPKKRPTMAHVVINLEFALEQQENAKSLLQNQIFTVPDVFPFTAEAQQENVNTLVPNNRTNVAGVLPQQEKAKPSVPNETKDADSVMPCTDKTQQEEAKSSLANEITSFADPLPFSDRTICKVSQRQLTTASSNVQSGASTPKEEINSKMINAGKKDWGKTTMHKLSRLLPWDTFWNTGKPSKRKGLVSISVSAPISHRSGNMTLRGSTNTEKKISGTALPSPNLRIFSFSELKAATRNFSNDRVLGEGGFGRVYKGLLQGKSSTKNGSGSLIAVKKLNSESLQGYEEWQNEVNFLGRLSHPNLVKLLGCCWEDKELMLVYEFMQKGSLDMHLFRRGSASEPLPWDIRLKILIGAARGLAFLHTLDPKLIYRDFKTANILLDEVHMAMLPLSTWQQGTCT